In one window of Armatimonadia bacterium DNA:
- a CDS encoding PKD domain-containing protein, which produces MRRLDSGVVLVLLLVGPVFFSAGGSWAASGAPGYGAALYDNAPPSCPDPEGFTATDWEWRPLYVSNRATFEMPHNPSLVAKLNYVQSSAKWEQHLATTAPWTNGALFEYGSPPSGFWRRYSTTLYQQLNGSPIPNPNLATGTFNAPDYYYQRYAWGGTLSANDLPSNWYLDPLRRWVVLSAAMSMDGFGSWALFDDLGGLYYFEDDEGGQARTLSCGAQMGAGGAAFFGAMLACEYLLVIAYDNHVIGLDEAARLYRASRRPTRDDYYSVDDPSLGHRVIVRRKVPNYTVPSGASSSVAPARNTVGSVGLTTDSLTVPTSTLATRTKTVTFNETFTTASIPFQFTIEPSCTAGASPTSQYRGRAYLRLHVAGAPQTDDGWRTVPLAGVKQDQWLNPWSYVTQRDAVSSWSSTADNDTSVSTSFATKGLQQLSFGWRGQVILRAYDMGVSHFDKMEVTAELVATGAAADEQTAAQAWLTLQPAFTANIAEAGPWRTISPGQSVTFTADTSRLPENQQSVNYTWDFGDGTPRTGSTVSYTFPQAGVYDVLLTVDPQVPDAAPNASLFNDSTGGRSYDICRVSVGQSSSPGGSSNPTTLDFTSVRVVASSGQIVAQFTTDKAATGRLTWRILPPDFAGPPAPGQEGSVTDTAPIQNHSLTATGITMGMPYYVRISAQPTGGGTASARYDLATDWALVTPLASAGSVDLSSSAPTITPSAPVFQSTPTSVHVTWTTDVPTTTRLQWSDRTMSPPSSSSQGGNLEDATTSTTHDMTVTGLTPGKTYYFYLSGVKQPGTGHVYLRNAANRNSSQSPCAWAVTTATNYDSGSRASTDSRVDYLTAQTAPSGALSVRASLTESTQARLLHRAYGTSQWTVGDWLSASSSPTWSLSVPTGAYELVVELKTDGDRTVLSRSFVAICTGPAAGGGTRPLLLSRTVKSKDGQKLSFSRAFSSPPIIVLSAVEGSAPLAVCAVNNSERGFAVSALRADGQPALAATLCYLAFSPAAGSANLQGNVAKLNSGANVKFTTPFAVPPVIVCNAQENGKAVLAAAVNNRVDGFTLYLSDLSGKAVTGAWVQWIAVAAPVTVDVNDRDSVRFEGGVQSVGDGVVLPIGVPSRDKGAAVMSAQTGTKPLLCGPRSLTSDATTATIRRIGGQPVTGSAWLQWLVANSQRGR; this is translated from the coding sequence GGTCTTCTTCTCGGCGGGAGGCTCCTGGGCGGCCTCAGGAGCTCCCGGCTATGGCGCAGCTCTCTACGACAACGCTCCGCCGAGTTGTCCCGATCCCGAGGGGTTCACTGCGACGGACTGGGAGTGGCGGCCCCTCTATGTGAGCAATCGCGCCACCTTCGAGATGCCTCACAACCCCTCGCTCGTGGCCAAGCTCAACTACGTGCAGAGCTCCGCGAAGTGGGAGCAACACCTTGCCACAACCGCTCCCTGGACCAACGGCGCGCTCTTCGAGTACGGCTCGCCACCTTCCGGGTTCTGGCGCAGATACAGCACAACCCTGTACCAGCAACTCAACGGTTCCCCCATCCCGAACCCCAACCTCGCCACGGGCACCTTCAATGCCCCTGACTACTACTACCAGCGCTACGCCTGGGGCGGAACGCTCTCGGCGAACGATCTGCCCTCCAACTGGTACCTCGACCCCCTCCGACGCTGGGTTGTCCTCTCTGCAGCAATGTCCATGGACGGCTTCGGGAGCTGGGCTCTCTTCGATGACCTCGGCGGGCTGTACTACTTCGAGGACGACGAGGGTGGGCAGGCGCGCACTCTGAGCTGCGGTGCGCAGATGGGTGCCGGTGGTGCCGCCTTCTTCGGAGCGATGCTCGCCTGCGAGTACCTGCTGGTGATCGCCTACGATAACCACGTCATCGGCCTGGACGAGGCGGCCCGTCTCTACCGAGCTTCGCGTCGTCCCACTCGCGACGACTACTACAGCGTGGACGATCCCAGTCTCGGCCACCGGGTGATCGTCCGCCGCAAGGTGCCCAACTACACGGTTCCCTCGGGTGCGAGTTCCTCTGTCGCCCCTGCCCGCAACACGGTCGGCAGCGTTGGCTTGACCACCGACTCCCTGACGGTCCCGACCTCGACCCTTGCCACGCGCACGAAAACCGTCACCTTCAACGAGACCTTCACCACCGCCAGCATTCCCTTCCAGTTCACCATCGAGCCCTCGTGTACGGCAGGCGCCTCCCCGACTTCGCAGTACCGCGGGCGTGCCTATCTCCGCCTCCATGTCGCTGGTGCGCCGCAGACTGACGATGGCTGGAGGACGGTACCCCTTGCCGGGGTCAAGCAGGACCAGTGGCTGAACCCGTGGAGCTACGTCACTCAGCGGGATGCCGTCTCCTCCTGGTCAAGCACGGCCGACAACGACACCTCGGTCTCTACCAGTTTCGCCACCAAGGGCCTTCAGCAGCTCTCCTTCGGCTGGCGCGGTCAGGTCATCCTCCGCGCCTACGATATGGGCGTCAGTCACTTCGACAAAATGGAGGTCACCGCCGAACTGGTTGCGACCGGTGCCGCCGCCGATGAGCAGACTGCCGCTCAGGCGTGGCTCACACTGCAGCCGGCCTTCACCGCCAACATCGCCGAGGCCGGTCCCTGGCGCACGATCTCACCGGGACAGTCGGTCACCTTCACCGCCGATACGAGCCGCCTTCCCGAGAACCAGCAGTCCGTCAACTACACCTGGGACTTCGGCGACGGCACACCCCGGACCGGGAGCACCGTCTCCTACACCTTCCCGCAGGCCGGTGTGTACGATGTGCTTCTGACGGTCGACCCGCAGGTCCCCGATGCGGCTCCCAACGCCAGCCTCTTCAACGACTCGACGGGCGGCCGCTCCTACGATATCTGCCGCGTCTCCGTCGGCCAGTCTTCCTCTCCGGGCGGGTCCTCGAACCCGACAACCCTTGACTTCACCTCGGTCCGGGTCGTCGCAAGCTCCGGGCAGATTGTTGCCCAGTTCACAACCGACAAGGCCGCGACCGGCCGCCTGACTTGGCGCATCCTGCCGCCTGACTTCGCAGGCCCGCCCGCTCCGGGGCAGGAGGGTTCGGTCACAGACACGGCCCCGATCCAGAACCACAGCCTCACGGCGACCGGTATCACGATGGGGATGCCCTACTATGTGAGGATCTCGGCTCAGCCGACGGGCGGCGGCACAGCTTCGGCACGCTATGACCTCGCGACCGACTGGGCGCTGGTGACGCCCCTGGCGAGTGCCGGGTCGGTCGATCTGAGTTCGTCGGCCCCGACGATCACACCCTCGGCACCGGTCTTCCAGAGCACTCCGACCTCCGTGCATGTCACCTGGACCACCGACGTCCCGACCACGACCCGCCTCCAGTGGAGCGACCGCACCATGAGCCCGCCCTCCAGCTCAAGTCAGGGCGGGAACCTCGAAGACGCCACTACTTCGACTACTCATGACATGACCGTCACGGGGCTCACCCCCGGCAAGACCTACTACTTCTACCTCTCCGGCGTGAAGCAGCCCGGCACGGGCCATGTGTACCTCCGGAACGCCGCGAACCGCAACAGTAGTCAGAGCCCCTGTGCCTGGGCCGTTACCACCGCCACCAACTACGACTCCGGCAGCCGTGCCTCCACTGACTCGCGAGTGGATTACCTGACGGCGCAGACGGCCCCGTCCGGTGCACTGTCGGTCCGCGCCTCGCTGACCGAGTCAACCCAGGCGCGACTGCTTCACCGGGCCTACGGCACCTCCCAGTGGACTGTTGGCGACTGGCTCTCAGCCAGCTCCTCACCGACCTGGTCCCTCTCCGTGCCAACCGGTGCCTACGAGCTTGTCGTGGAGCTCAAGACCGACGGCGACCGGACCGTGCTCTCCCGGTCCTTCGTAGCGATCTGCACGGGCCCTGCCGCTGGTGGGGGCACGCGTCCCCTCCTGCTATCTCGCACAGTCAAAAGCAAGGACGGTCAGAAGCTCTCCTTCTCGCGAGCCTTCAGCAGCCCTCCGATCATCGTCCTCTCAGCCGTCGAGGGCAGCGCGCCCCTCGCCGTCTGCGCAGTGAACAACTCCGAACGGGGCTTTGCGGTCTCTGCACTTCGTGCCGATGGACAGCCTGCCCTGGCGGCCACGCTGTGCTATCTTGCCTTCAGTCCTGCCGCCGGAAGCGCAAACCTTCAGGGCAACGTGGCCAAGCTCAACAGCGGTGCGAACGTCAAGTTCACTACTCCCTTCGCGGTTCCACCGGTGATCGTGTGCAATGCGCAAGAGAACGGCAAGGCAGTCCTTGCCGCCGCGGTCAACAATCGCGTCGACGGCTTTACCCTCTACCTGAGCGACTTGTCAGGCAAAGCCGTGACCGGAGCCTGGGTGCAGTGGATCGCCGTCGCTGCGCCGGTGACGGTTGACGTGAACGATCGCGATTCAGTCAGGTTCGAGGGTGGCGTTCAGTCGGTGGGGGATGGGGTAGTGCTCCCGATCGGGGTACCTTCCCGCGACAAGGGGGCGGCAGTGATGTCGGCCCAGACGGGAACCAAACCCTTGCTCTGCGGGCCGCGTTCCCTCACTTCGGACGCAACGACCGCCACAATCCGAAGGATCGGCGGGCAGCCGGTCACCGGCAGCGCCTGGCTGCAGTGGCTGGTGGCCAATTCACAACGGGGACGCTGA